One genomic window of Ictalurus punctatus breed USDA103 chromosome 23, Coco_2.0, whole genome shotgun sequence includes the following:
- the LOC108256536 gene encoding tubulin polymerization-promoting protein isoform X1, producing MSGAMGAAVSCTGKERQDTDLSHTDRERTESERGHPGPSTMEEFKVQSAKHPTPNSTPLRVPSEHSRERAKRLSTESNGTNEGAAGAKTPVELTPLEEAFKRFAIHGDTRATGKDMHGKNWSKLCKDCGIIDSKTITLTDVDIVFSKVKNKSARTITYSQFKEALSELARKRFKDKTSEEAAEEVFKMIEGKSPIISGVTRAVASPTVSRLTDTTKFTGSHKERFDQTGRGKGKAGRVDMVDTSGYVSGYKHAGSYEKKVQGKPQQKPV from the exons ATGTCGGGTGCTATGGGAGCCGCTGTGAG CTGCACGGGGAAAGAGAGGCAAGACACTGACCTGAGCCACACTgacagagagaggacagagagtgAAAGGGGACATCCAGGACCAAG CACCATGGAAGAGTTTAAAGTCCAGAGCGCTAAACACCCCACGCCAAACAGCACGCCTCTACGCGTTCCTAGCGAGCACTCCAGGGAGCGAGCCAAGCGTCTCTCCACTGAGTCAAACGGGACGAACGAAGGAGCAGCCGGTGCCAAAACGCCTGTAGAGCTCACACCACTAGAAGAGGCTTTCAAACGCTTCGCCATCCACGGAGACACCCGCGCCACCGGCAAGGATATGCACGGCAAGAACTGGTCCAAATTGTGTAAGGACTGCGGCATCATAGACAGCAAAACCATCACCCTCACAGACGTGGACATCGTCTTCTCAAAAGTCAA GAACAAGTCCGCCCGCACCATCACGTACAGCCAGTTCAAGGAGGCTCTTTCTGAGTTGGCCAGGAAGCGCTTCAAAGATAAAACCAGCGAGGAAGCAGCGGAGGAGGTCTTCAAGATGATCGAAGGGAAGTCGCCAATTATATCTGGAGTTACG AGAGCTGTGGCATCGCCCACCGTGTCCCGTCTGACCGACACCACCAAGTTCACAGGTTCTCATAAGGAGCGTTTCGACCAGACAGGCCGCGGGAAAGGCAAAGCGGGCCGCGTTGACATGGTCGACACGTCCGGCTACGTCTCTGGCTACAAACATGCAGGCTCGTACGAAAAGAAAGTCCAGGGCAAACCACAACAAAAACCCGTGTGA
- the LOC108256536 gene encoding tubulin polymerization-promoting protein isoform X2 translates to MEEFKVQSAKHPTPNSTPLRVPSEHSRERAKRLSTESNGTNEGAAGAKTPVELTPLEEAFKRFAIHGDTRATGKDMHGKNWSKLCKDCGIIDSKTITLTDVDIVFSKVKNKSARTITYSQFKEALSELARKRFKDKTSEEAAEEVFKMIEGKSPIISGVTRAVASPTVSRLTDTTKFTGSHKERFDQTGRGKGKAGRVDMVDTSGYVSGYKHAGSYEKKVQGKPQQKPV, encoded by the exons ATGGAAGAGTTTAAAGTCCAGAGCGCTAAACACCCCACGCCAAACAGCACGCCTCTACGCGTTCCTAGCGAGCACTCCAGGGAGCGAGCCAAGCGTCTCTCCACTGAGTCAAACGGGACGAACGAAGGAGCAGCCGGTGCCAAAACGCCTGTAGAGCTCACACCACTAGAAGAGGCTTTCAAACGCTTCGCCATCCACGGAGACACCCGCGCCACCGGCAAGGATATGCACGGCAAGAACTGGTCCAAATTGTGTAAGGACTGCGGCATCATAGACAGCAAAACCATCACCCTCACAGACGTGGACATCGTCTTCTCAAAAGTCAA GAACAAGTCCGCCCGCACCATCACGTACAGCCAGTTCAAGGAGGCTCTTTCTGAGTTGGCCAGGAAGCGCTTCAAAGATAAAACCAGCGAGGAAGCAGCGGAGGAGGTCTTCAAGATGATCGAAGGGAAGTCGCCAATTATATCTGGAGTTACG AGAGCTGTGGCATCGCCCACCGTGTCCCGTCTGACCGACACCACCAAGTTCACAGGTTCTCATAAGGAGCGTTTCGACCAGACAGGCCGCGGGAAAGGCAAAGCGGGCCGCGTTGACATGGTCGACACGTCCGGCTACGTCTCTGGCTACAAACATGCAGGCTCGTACGAAAAGAAAGTCCAGGGCAAACCACAACAAAAACCCGTGTGA